Within the Arachis duranensis cultivar V14167 chromosome 10, aradu.V14167.gnm2.J7QH, whole genome shotgun sequence genome, the region ccttactcgcgtaaggtattatttggtacgacctggtgcacttgccggttagtttgtgggttataaaatactGCACCATCCATCAACTAATATATCGCGAACTCCACAAACTAGTTTTCCGAAACATGCTGGGCTTGTAACGCATAGGCTAGGTTAATTATTCTCACTATCTCTCCGCTAATGTGATTGACCTCATACGTGAGGTGCCATTCGAGCTTTCCTTCCACACTAAACAATCGATATcgaggtgatcagtctcaatatctcaggcctagtgcttcaattatccccaaaggcactcacaaacaagcatgctatgtATATCAAATAGATAACCTAAAtagcataaaagaaaaatgacctTGAGAGTGCAACGAAGCACAATCGGTCAATCCCTCAAGCTCATGAGAACGAATTGCTCTGATACTACTAAATGTAACACCTCATTATCCTAACCCTTACCTCTagctgatgtgtggaaaacgatccaatacaaaactcaccggcaagtgtaccgggtcgcatcaagtaataaaaactcacgggagtgaggtcgatcccacagggattgaaggattgagcaattttagtttagtggttgatttagtcaagcgaatcaagtattggttgagtggtttatctttaacagaagctaaattgcttggaatgtaaagggagaggggagaattgcagtaaattaaaggacaggaaaataaaagtgctgaatcttaaagaacaagaaattaaatgactgaaacttaaagtgcaagaaatgtaaattgcagtagcttaaattgcaagaaatgtaaattgcttgaatggaaaaagggaattgaggactgggatttcagaatttcagcaagggaaTTTAAAGTGCAACAAGTAATAAAGCAGAAATTTAATTAGGAATAACTAGAatccaaacagaaatggaaattaacaTGCAGctgaggttcacagaagaaccaaaaaggaaaatgggatctcaggactcaagagactagaaagcaacgtctagatctcaattgccttcccagatccaagcccacaaagcaattaacaagaaattgaagaagaagcagtaaaggaattgaaattcaacttaattatgcagaagaagatttaaagaggttttgaatggagattgagacagaatttcctcaattcttcacacccaaaactcaaaacaaggaaattaaaagtgcccaagcaagaacgaggaagaagagagatcaattctcctccccaatttctctgaaatctcagtgaagtctccgagagaaagttcaaaagctcaaaataaaaataaaggttcaaaggaaaattcaaagttCCAAAGTAAAGGGAAAGGtactaattacatcaaactatctcctatttatacacttgctattcttggatcttgggatttggatgggcttttgatttggtgaagaaatgaattttattggatttttaatccaattttagcccatgaagaattagcttccaggaggctgccctgcccttgtggagggcagggcagaaaattgatgcgtgcagccttggtgcgagcgtggtgcgttggtgtgtgctacaggatgctgccctgccctcgcggagggcagggcagaaaattttggtgcgccagtttggtgcctgtgcgtgctgctggtgctgccgaatgatgccttggtgcgccagaatggtgtgctggccgtgccacaacaaaatgttgccctgccctcgtagagggcagggcagtgtttccaaaatgaaGTCCCGTGTTCGAGACTTGGCCGATGCACATGCTacccattttccttggctttcttggcaccataatgaggcctagttccttgcttcctcattgttccgtgttcgactcttgtggcaagtgatgagcggataatttgtatgctttttggcattgtttttagtatgtttttggtatgatatagttagtttttagtatatttttattagtttttagttaaaattcacttttctggactttactatgagtttgtgtgtttttctgtgacccttgtcgtgggcagggcagagttgcctttcaagctttgttcccttatgttgccctcctagagggcagtgtgcccttgtggagggcaatgcttgctctctcctttatgcgccacgcctttttctccttgagCCACGCTTCTTTAAGCCACGCTTCTTTAAGccacgctttctcttttcttcttttcttcacctacaatcaaccaaaacaaccactcaaagtatcactaaattcacaaggttatcactaaattcacaaggtttataaatcaattaaaattcaattaaatttagcttaaacctcatgagttagcatcaaattaatggtagttgcttgatctaaagaaattatgcattttcactccaaatcacttacttaggatgcaagaaagtgcataaagactaataaaacaagtgaaattagcttgaaaaatgggtatatgatgacttgtcatcaatagCTATAAAGTGAAGGATAACGTGGCTCTACGATAGTCTTAAAgcttttaatatataatatatgtttaagaatttatataactagaagcccgatgaaggaacaaaattcaaagtCGCCTAAAGCAAAATTACGAAACGCGAAGTGTTCACACACGATAACTAAACGCGTAGGCACAGAAAGAAAGAGACATAATATAAAGAGTTTTAAAAGTGTAAAATATCTTATACAATTTATCTCTCAAATCAAGCCTCCAAGGCCAtaaagtcaaaaataaaaaggtgaGATAAAGcactacaacaaaataaaacagaaataaacAAGGAAAAAACCATACTTTGCTCTGTCACCATGTCCGCAATTTCACCAAGGCGAATTACGACCTACATAtgaaaatcaacaacaacatatggtatgagaactgaaggttctcaatatggtaacagTACCCAAAACAATTCCGTTCCTCAATTTATTCCATAACCCCAATTACAATAACATTATTCCATATACAAGCCAAATACCCAATTATCATCATTCATCGTCAAATCATATAgtcatcatcattatttttcCAATTCCTTCCATACAACACCACTACAACATCTATCCATTCCCATCAACaacacaaatcatcaatttttcTCATCAATATCATAATCAAACTCTAACATACACAACTCATAAAATTTTCATCACAATTCACATGCTACATACATAAGCCAATCCACCATTTATTTAATTCAATCTTATCTTAAAATCAACCAGTCTAAGTGTccaaaaatattacatattacataaaagaaatcaaaatcatacattggccgattcccaatatGCAAAACACCAAAAGCTTGATTCCAACAAAATCAACAAGCCTCAAGCACCAACATCACTGGCAAAACTCACCAACTATCAAGTCATATACATATAACATGCCAACATCAAGTTTAGGGTTGATGAAAATAACTAAATACAAGGGTTTAGTAAGATCTTACCTGCTACTAGATCACCTAaacaatcaaaatcacaaaacttACTcaaactaaacttaaaaatgCAGAATTATTAAGGTTGAAAACTGGATCTTGAGTTTCGATTTCTTACCAACAAAGCTTAGCTAGAAACGAAGAGTTTGACAAGAGTTTCGCGTGGCCACAAATAGCTCATCAATCGGAACACcttagctcaagttatggctctCGGAAGGTGACAATGAATAGTAACACCACttttcttctcccttctctctcaatccgcatttttctctctctctctttggtGGTGAAAATGAGCTGAAAGCTCAATTAATGagcatatatatgttgggccttAGGCCCGatccaacccgttagcgttttagGTCCGTTTAGCctattttgagctaaaacctttaaaattagcgcccgattttcaattctaaattatttttttctttcaaaatattaaattaattttcaaaatcttatttttttcaaaatacggTACCGGACAGACTAGAGCTGGTACTGCCAGCTTAAACACCGGtacatatttttacaaaaatcttttgcaaaagatacatttttcaaatcaaaaaatttattgaattcaaattttatttttttattttaaaaataatatttttaaatttttgaacctattttggacaattaaattatcattttatatTATCTAAACGGTCGGTTTAATCACGGGTCCTACAGTCGCTGTCTTCTTAGTTCTACAGATCATTCTTCATCACGGTCGTCAGCTTCTCCCTTCCGGTAATTCTCTCCCTgtgatttttgtgattttaattattatagtaCTGGTGTAATTTTTGTAATTAgtgtattttggtttgatttctgtaattttatattagttgttgttaattttgttaattagaGTATCTTCTATATCTCccaattttttaattgattcaaTTTTTCTCTTATGGGAGAGGGAGAATATGTACCTtctattttagtttatgaaaaaattgaaaaaaatttcacCGACAAGCTTGATTTGatgaaatgaattttattttttcacatgCTTGTCGGTgaaaatcttttcaattttttcataaaccaaattagAAGGTACATATCCCCCCTCcccaaaagaaaattttgaatcaGTTAGAAAATTGGGAGATATAGAAGGTactctaattaataaaattaacaactaatataaaattacagaaatcaaatcaaattatattaattacaaaaatcaCACCAatgttataataattaaaatcacaGAAATCACAGGGAGAAAATTACCGAAAGAAAGAGGCTGACAACGGTGATGAAGAACGATCTGTGGAACCAGTAAGATAGCGACGCTCTCTGGAATGCACAAGACGGCGAGGCTCTCCGGAATGCACAAGACGGCAAGGCTCTCTGACGCGACGACATTCTCCTTGGTTGAGTGAGGTGTGCGCGAAAGCTGTGGTGACCTAGTAGGGCGCCGTGGAGGAAGCTTTGTCTTCTTTATTAGGGAGAAGAGGCGAGAGGGAGATACAAACAGAGAGAAGGGATATGAAGGTTGGGTGAGAAATCAAGCAAACCAAAGAACAAAGTgagtttttttagtatttttaaatttggtttttttttttttgtatgaatgattgattaggGTTTATAAAGAGacaaataattttgttaaatgtgtttttatttttatttttttagattatttaaattttgaaacagtAAAATTAAACAATTCGATTAatctaaaagaataatttttgtctaatatataaaaaaggtACTTaagtcttttaaaaaattaaataaaaaaaattattttattaaattataagagtattttagtaaaattagtaatatgatatatatatatatatttaaaaaaattgatgctGACGTGGAAAATAAATTCCANNNNNNNNNNNNNNNNNNNNNNNNNNNNNNNNNNNNNNNNNNNNNNNNNNNNNNNNNNNNNNNNNNNNNNNNNNNNNNNNNNNNNNNNNNNNNNNNNNNNNNNNataaataattaatttaatatatattttacataaataattaatttgataattaatttttagtatatacttAAAATAATTGATTCATAATGATCACCTATATTATCAATAGCAGGGGAACAATCTTACAATAATTCAAAACTTGACCTAATCCCCCAATCAAGTCTTATCCGTATCATAAAATGGATTTTCCCCCCAATGAAGTTGACATTGTCGTAGAAAAGTTTTCTTTATAAAGGACAATAAAGCTTGGTCCCTTGATCAATGGTTTATCTATGGTTCAATTTCCGCGTAATTAGTAACATTTTTTTGACAAGTAAGCTATGGTTTTTCAGACCAAGGATGCGCAGCAaagctaaaattaaaaatcaatattttaatCAACGGTCCACCAAGAAGAGATACAAACACAAAACGCCTTTGGGTTGCAAAGATAAACAGAACTTCTAATACGGTCTCGGTCTCCGAATTCTGGTCCATGGTTGTTATTTACTTTCGATTTTTTAGGTGttgatatttcttttttttttgtcctgTCAGTGGTAGCGCACAATAACAACAAAGTTTTGTCTCAttagatataattaattacatgaattaaattacatataGATCTTATTTGATCATTTTATAGATGGTCTTCTTAAgtctttttttgtcttttacTCCTTATTCATCTTTCATCTCATCTACCTTCTTGACTGAGTGTTCTGTcagtcttcttctcacatgtctaAACCACTTGAGATGCGATtctaccatcttttccacaatgagtgctactccaactctctcttatatctttgttccttattttatccaatcgcgtatgatgACTCGTCCATCTCAATATCTTCATCCCTACTACACttagcttatgttcgtgctcccctttggcCGTCCAACACTCTataccataaagcatagccgTTCTTATAACAGTGCGATataatttacctttaagttttaaaggcatttttttgtcacatataaaaccATATGCACTCCGCTATTTTGACCAACCTACTTAGAttctatgatttacatcctgttcaatctctccattattttgTATGATGCATTCAAgatatttaaaacttttaacttttcgtaagatgttttctccaattttcacctctatattagggtttttcCTTCGCAGaccgaacttacattccatatattctgtCTTATTACgacttatgcgcagaccatacacttctagagcttctctccataagtccaacttcttatttaggtcttcccttgactctcccataaaaatgatatcatcggcaaaaaatatgcaccatggcacaggctcttggatgtgctctatgagtacttccaagactgatgtgaaaaagtatggacttaaggatgatccctgatGTAATTTTATACCAACAGAAAATTCATCTGTTataccaccttgagtcttcacacttgTTGTGgtcccatcatacatgtctttaattgcacgaatatatgcgatccttactttcttcttctctaaaaccttccataagacctcccttggcaCCCTATCGtatgctttttccaaatcaataaacaccatatgtagatcccttttattactatgatacctctccatcatccttcttaacagGTATATCGCTTCGGTGGTATATCTACTTGGCATAAAACCAAATTGGTTCTTTGTTACTTGTgcctcttttctcaacctccattctatcaccctttcccataacttcatggtatgACTCATGAGCTTGATCCTTCTATAGTTTTcacaactttgtatatcccccgtattcttgtagataggtaccaaggtgctctttctccactcatcagacATCTTCTTTGAcattaaaatctcattaaaaagcttggttaaccaaTTGATGCTTTTTCTCTAAGGTCCTTCCAAACTTtaatcgggatattatcaggtcctactgccctgccatttttcatctgctttagagtCTTTTTTTACCTCAAAAtctcgaatccttcgatagtagtcaaaaTTTTGATCTTCTTTCCTTATGCATAATCGACCAAGACTCGGAAGAGTCttatgttttttattaaataacctatagaagtagctcttccagCTTTTATtgatcttctcctcttgagctaGTACCTCTCCGtctttatcctttatgcacttaacctgatccaaatctcttgttcttctttcaCGGTTCTTTGCGATTCTATACATATTTTTTACTCCTTCTTTCATACCTAAATACtagtagagaccctcatatgctcttgttcttacttcacttacagccacttttgtctctttcttaaccgccttatattttttctatttatctaTATTGCGGCacaaagaccactctttaaagtACTCCCTTTTtacctttatcttttcttgtacaatcgcattccaccaccaggatttcttgtctcttggtcctatccctttagattcaccaaaactttcttttactgttcttctgataacttctgccatctccctccacatcttcTTCACGCTTTcattcccatcccactttgcctcttctcctacccgtcttagAAAGTTTCTTTATTCCTCAACTTTTatccgccaccacctcgtccttgggttcttcAAATGATGTCTTTTTctcaacttttgctcaacgTGAAAATCCATGATGAGCAtcctatgttgtgttgttaaactctctcccgaaataattttacaattaatgcaaaatttttggtctactctcctcaacaagaagaagtcgatttgagaacttgtcatgccactcttataggttataagatatTCGTCTCTCTTTTCGAAACATGTATTTGCAATAAGAAGGTCAAAGGTTGagaaaaagtccaaaatagttttaccatcggcattgatcaccccgaaaTCATGATCTTCGTGAATATTTCCATACCCAATCACTTCTCTTTTAACATGgtcatttaaatctcctcctaaaaaaattttatctccCGAAGGTATGTCTTggaccaaactctctagatcctcccaaaatcttatcttgtgttgttcgtccaAACCCACTTGCAGTGTATAGGCACTAATCACAAGAAAAATACCTCCCTTCAACGGATAAATTATTAGTCaaactatttaaattataattaataaatataacttttaataatataatttaattcgtataaattatatattaaaaaaaaatactaaatataatgAAAAGTAGCTTGGCCTAGTGGTTACCAAGCTGTTACACATGCTAGAGGTCCCACGCAGTGCGCTAATTCACCGTGTATTGACTAGTGGTTTAGCTTCAATTTGCCCTGATTTTCTTTCTTAAATGGTTAGAACGTTTGATTGGGTCGATTTAGAGTTTGACTTATTGATTTTACGGTCGTATCGATTAGTTCGatttaatttaaagataaaaaaaaagttttttttaattttttttaaacttgttcacttcaaaaatattattaaacattattttttagataataaaaataaaatgaacaaacatatataaataatgatagaaacaaaataaccaaatttaattatccAACAATGACAAACAAGTAATACTACAATTTTGCATGTACCAACAATATTCTAGGATTAACACAAAACTAAACCAAATAAAAGAAGAACACTTAAACACTTGAACATAATGATCAATCTTTTTGGTTTGACAATTGGAGTATTGAGGGCCCAATTGCTCAAGATGTCCCTTTTGTACATATATCTGACTCTATTCCTACAGCAGAGTTTCGTTTGGGTCGTGGTTTAGCTTTATCTAGCACCTGTCATCGGTGTCAGAATGGTTCTGAATCCATTCTTCATTGTCTTCGGGAGTGCCCTAGTGCCAAGGAGGTCTGGACCCTTTTAGGCTTGTATTCAGATAACTCGAATTTACATGATTGGCTCTACAGAGGTGCAAGGAGTGGagatgcttttcttttcttttcgacTATCTGGTGGATTTGGAGAAGCAGAAATCATGACTTATTTAATATAGATGATTCATGGAGTGCTAGTAAAGTGGTGAGTTTGATTCGTAGTTCAGTAAGGGAGTTTCACACTATTTTTGCTATGCATCAATCTCTGTCTCCTCCTTCACTTTGTTTGCATTGGGTTCCACCTCCAGTTCATTCtgttaaattgaattgtgatgTTAGTTGGTTTGCTCCTTCTGGCTATGCTGGTTTTGGTTGTATTATTCGCAATCCTGATGGATGTTGGTTGAAAGGTTGCACTGGAAAAGTCGAAGTGTGCAGTGTTCTTTTTGCTGAATTGTATGCAATTTGGAGAGGTTTACTTCTTACTTGGGAGAGTGGATTTCGTGAGGTTATTTGTGAAACAGACTGTTTAGAAGCTCTTTTCTTGGTAAACCAAAGAATGCTTAGTAAGGATATTCCGGAATGGGATTTGGCAAAGCATATTCAGGAGGTTATGAATTGGAATTGGAGAGTCTCTATTCTTTTAATTCAGAGGACTGCAAATAGTGTTGTAGATTGTATGGCTAAAGCAGCTGCTTCTGTCGCGGACATTCACTCGAATTGGAGCCAACCATGGAGTGAGCTTCAACATCTAATAGATTTAGATATGACCCTAGccaattaatttagttttgtctcttttttctttcttttctatttagtcaccaaaaaaaaaaacacttgaaCATAATAAAATTTCACAAGGGCACAACCAAACATAACATAGCAATTTTCCCAATTGACATTTCTTGTTTCCATCAAGTGAAGGCTTTTAAATTTCaacaactatttatttttattaaaaaatactaattaaaaaaattagtgaaacTTGTTACTTGttagaatatttaaaaaaaatcaatctaaGTTATTGGTTTGCGTTGTTGGTTTTAATATTGTGAATTATTGTTTTTaaatctaataaaattgatGATATCGTCtataattttatcattaaaatcGACAAATAATTCGTTGATTTtaattgttcaaaataataacaatttGGCTATCAACGGTTCAATtgtcttttgtattttctttaatCATCTTTATTAAAAAAGTAGTGGTTTTACCGtcgataaattttattttcaaattctattttttaattaataattcctatttaaaaataaataatggataatacataaataaaaatttaaataaagaaataaaatttatataaaaaatgagaataatgaGTTTGCAAGTCAAAATGTAAGCAGTTCCTAATGTAAAAGATCtaagacaaaataaataactatactCTTATTAAACGATCAAGTATTTAGACACAGAAGAAAACACAATCAAGTATTTACAAATCATGATGCTATTAAAGATACATTGCCTAGGAAACATACAGACACTGAATATGACAACAACGACAACACAATGAAATTGCAACGTTGATCAACTTGAATAACTTGTTGGAATATGAAGAGTTCACAGGAATGATCACTAGCATGACTTGTGTGCCAGAGAAATTACTGTTGGTTTGATTCTCAATGGGAGGCTAATAAGTATCACAGCCTAACTAACATTATTCACAATCAAAATTTCTGCTATGGGGTAAACACACAGCTATATTAACAGaacaaaaagaaatagaaaatctTAACAGTGCAAGTACCTAACAGGACTATATCAAATTCCTTTGGAGATAATTCACCAATGACATATTGCTGATATGAAAACTTTTTACATCAAGTCAAAATGTAGTATAAAAAGTGTTACGGATCTGGCCCACAGATTCCACACCCGAAACGGTCTCCGAACCCGGTTATTCGAGTCCGACCCGCTTTGCTCTTCTAGAAGGTCTGAACCGGCCCACTAGAGCTTCTAACCAACAATCAAATTCAGATACCTCACTTATCTTAaccaaataagataagataagataagataattcaAATGTCTCTCTTATCTTAgccaaataagataagataagatattcaCCATCACCTATAAGTAGAGGACTCAGGTCCCTCCAGGTATTCATTCATTCCTCACACCTTATACCTCTCAGATCCATTCTCACTTGAGTgtcagagtgtctttgcaggtacttCCCCCCATTGCTCCAGTCAAGTGATCCGGCATTCGCCTTAACCCGCAAGTTCTCGATCCATCTCTCAACCCGTACCAGAGACATCTTGTACAAAAAGCTAGTGCTTTGGCGCAAAATCAGTGTTCTCTGGCGTCACACCAGGCCGGCGGCGGCGGCGGCTCACAGAGGACTGGAACTCCCAATTTTTTGCAGTGAGGACTTGATGACTTGGACACAAAACACAAAACATAAGCAAGAAATCTCTCTGATGGTACTAGTATTTACAAGATGTTAAAAGGCAATAC harbors:
- the LOC107469781 gene encoding uncharacterized protein LOC107469781; translated protein: MPSHACVAGAASVGTAAVKEGGGVPLFWLSGAVLWPPETPPGMPPLGSVTSPWLWAEFELWHVMVRVVVTVATEFRLGRGLALSSTCHRCQNGSESILHCLRECPSAKEVWTLLGLYSDNSNLHDWLYRGARSGDAFLFFSTIWWIWRSRNHDLFNIDDSWSASKVVSLIRSSVREFHTIFAMHQSLSPPSLCLHWVPPPVHSVKLNCDVSWFAPSGYAGFGCIIRNPDGCWLKGCTGKVEVCSVLFAELYAIWRGLLLTWESGFREVICETDCLEALFLVNQRMLSKDIPEWDLAKHIQEVMNWNWRVSILLIQRTANSVVDCMAKAAASVADIHSNWSQPWSELQHLIDLDMTLAN